From a single Candidatus Thorarchaeota archaeon genomic region:
- a CDS encoding acyltransferase, which translates to MNVESVSRFRWIDGTKGLGIIAVMIVHSMIPMVNVITTHLSAFAIQLFFVVTGFTYHNEKYREQLRRLFVVRGRQLLIPYVLLYALVIILFIPMAPYIETYLTPSQLVFWFLYGSGPPMSSSHLWFLPVLFFGLVVFAVLDKLSARIARPVRLLWLILLSLLAWWIKSLFGSALVPWHLNAILIAAAYMFLGNEIRLVRKDRLDVIFSPRRNVIVILLSVPTFLVISTINGFTDLAVDNTGISIWLYMIAGLLGSIMCISLSQIITYYSGCLDRLMTLFGKHSQVVYELHPLVFYLSPLVVFLVGLALGDGDVSAIAVWPIRLLLATTLTLPLVLFVIERHAPLRLLFRGTTKERS; encoded by the coding sequence ATGAACGTAGAATCTGTATCACGTTTTCGTTGGATTGATGGCACGAAAGGTCTCGGGATAATCGCAGTAATGATTGTCCATTCCATGATTCCTATGGTGAACGTGATTACTACGCATCTTAGTGCATTTGCCATACAACTCTTCTTTGTCGTGACTGGTTTCACGTACCATAATGAAAAATATCGGGAGCAATTGCGTCGTTTATTTGTAGTACGAGGACGGCAGCTGCTCATCCCCTACGTGTTGCTCTACGCATTAGTCATTATTCTGTTTATTCCCATGGCACCATATATTGAGACCTACCTCACTCCCTCACAACTTGTCTTCTGGTTTCTCTATGGGAGCGGTCCGCCAATGTCCTCTTCACATCTATGGTTTCTCCCCGTCCTCTTCTTTGGATTGGTGGTCTTTGCGGTACTCGATAAGCTCTCTGCGAGAATTGCCCGGCCCGTTCGACTTCTATGGCTTATTCTTCTTTCTCTTCTTGCCTGGTGGATCAAGTCCCTATTTGGATCGGCTCTTGTTCCATGGCATCTAAATGCCATTCTTATCGCTGCCGCCTATATGTTCCTAGGCAATGAGATACGCCTTGTCCGTAAGGATCGTTTGGATGTTATCTTTTCCCCCAGAAGGAACGTGATCGTCATCTTGTTGAGTGTTCCTACATTCTTAGTCATCTCAACAATTAACGGTTTCACTGATTTGGCGGTAGATAATACTGGTATCAGCATTTGGCTATACATGATAGCTGGTCTTCTTGGATCAATCATGTGCATTTCTCTCTCACAGATTATCACATATTACAGTGGTTGTTTGGATCGGTTGATGACGCTCTTTGGAAAGCATTCCCAAGTTGTCTACGAACTTCATCCATTGGTCTTCTATCTCTCCCCTCTAGTAGTGTTTCTTGTGGGGCTCGCTCTTGGTGATGGTGATGTTAGTGCCATTGCGGTCTGGCCGATTCGTCTGCTCCTTGCAACTACTCTCACACTGCCGCTCGTTCTCTTCGTAATAGAGCGCCATGCACCTCTGCGACTTCTCTTTAGAGGCACTACTAAGGAGCGTTCCTAA